From the genome of Globicephala melas chromosome 11, mGloMel1.2, whole genome shotgun sequence, one region includes:
- the PRKCD gene encoding protein kinase C delta type isoform X1, whose protein sequence is MAPFLRISFNSYELGSLQAADEASQPFCAVRMKEALSTERGKTLVQKKPTMYPEWKSSFDAHIYEGRVIQIVLMRAAEEPVSEVTVGVSVLAERCKKNNGKAEFWLDLQPQAKVLMSVQYFLEDIDCKQSMRGEDGAKFPTMNRRGAIKQAKIHYIKNHEFIATFFGQPTFCSVCRDFVWGLNKQGYKCRQCNAAIHKKCIDKIIGRCTGTAANSRDTIFQKERFNIDMPHRFKVYNYMSPTFCDHCGSLLWGLVKQGLKCEDCGMNVHHKCQTKVANLCGINQKLLAEALNQVTQRPARRSDSETAETVGIYQNFEKKPGVSGDDVPCEGTGTYGKIWESSTKCSIDNFTFIKILGKGSFGKVLLAELKGKKEFFAIKALKKDVVLIDDDVECTMVEKRVLALSGENPFLTHLFCTFQTKDHLFFVMEFLNGGDLMYHIQDKGRFELYRATFYAAEIVCGLQFLHQKGIIYRDLKLDNVMLDRDGHIKIADFGMCKENMFGDKQASTFCGTPDYIAPEILQGLKYSFSVDWWSFGVLLYEMLIGQSPFHGDDEDELFESIRVDSPYYPRWITRESKDILEKLLERDTTKRLGVTGNIKIHPFFKTINWALLEKRAVEPPFKPKVRSAGDYNNFDQEFLNEKPRLSYSDKNLIDSMDQTAFAGFSFVNPKFERLLEN, encoded by the exons ATGGCACCGTTCCTGCGCATCTCCTTCAACTCCTATGAGCTGGGCTCCCTGCAGGCTGCAGACGAGGCAAGCCAGCCCTTCTGTGCTGTGAGGATGAAGGAGGCACTCAGCACAG AGCGTGGGAAGACGCTGGTGCAGAAGAAGCCCACCATGTACCCCGAGTGGAAGTCCTCGTTTGATGCCCACATCTACGAAGGTCGCGTCATCCAGATTGTGCTGATGCGAGCTGCGGAGGAGCCAGTGTCCGAGGTGACAGTGGGTGTGTCGGTGCTGGCCGAGCGCTGCAAGAAGAACAATGGCAAGGCCGAGTTCTGG CTGGACCTGCAACCCCAGGCCAAGGTGTTGATGTCTGTGCAGTATTTCCTGGAAGACATAG ATTGCAAGCAGTCAATGCGGGGTGAAGACGGGGCCAAGTTCCCAACGATGAACCGCCGTGGAGCCATCAAACAGGCCAAAATTCACTACATCAAGAACCACGAGTTTATCGCCACCTTCTTTGGACAGCCCACTTTCTGCTCTGTGTGCAGAGACTTTGTTTG GGGTCTCAACAAGCAAGGCTACAAGTGCAGGC AATGCAACGCTGCCATCCACAAGAAATGCATCGACAAGATCATTGGCCGGTGTACGGGCACTGCAGCCAACAGCCGGGACACCATA TTCCAGAAAGAACGTTTCAACATTGACATGCCACACCGGTTCAAGGTTTATAACTACATGAGCCCCACCTTCTGCGACCACTGCGGCAGCCTGCTCTGGGGGCTGGTGAAGCAGGGATTAAAGTGTGAAG ATTGTGGCATGAACGTGCACCATAAGTGCCAGACGAAGGTGGCCAACCTCTGTGGCATCAACCAGAAGCTCTTGGCCGAGGCCTTGAACCAAGTCACCCAG AGACCTGCCCGGAGGTCGGACTCCGAGACTGCAGAGACTGTTGGGATCTACCAGAATTTTGAGAAGAAGCCAGGAGTCTCTGGAGATGATGTCCCATGTGAAG GAACTGGGACCTACGGCAAGATCTGGGAGAGCAGCACCAAGTGCAGCATTGACAACTTCACCTTCATCAAGATCCTGGGCAAAGGCAGCTTCGGGAAG GTGCTGCTCGCAGAGCTGAAGGGCAAAAAGGAATTCTTCGCCATCAAGGCCCTCAAGAAGGACGTGGTTCTGATCGATGATGACGTGGAGTGCACGATGGTGGAGAAGCGGGTGCTGGCGCTCTCCGGGGAGAATCCCTTTCTCACCCATCTCTTCTGCACCTTCCAGACCAAG GACCACCTGTTCTTTGTGATGGAGTTCCTCAATGGGGGCGACCTGATGTATCACATCCAGGACAAAGGCCGCTTCGAGCTCTACCGTGCCAC GTTTTATGCGGCTGAGATAGTCTGTGGACTACAGTTTCTACACCAGAAAGGGATCATTTACAG GGACCTTAAGCTGGACAACGTGATGCTGGACCGGGATGGCCACATCAAGATTGCTGACTTCGGCATGTGCAAGGAGAACATGTTTGGGGACAAACAGGCCAGCACCTTCTGCGGCACCCCTGACTACATCGCCCCCGAG ATCCTGCAGGGCCTGAAGTACTCATTCTCCGTGGACTGGTGGTCCTTTGGAGTCCTTCTCTATGAGATGCTCATTGGTCAGTCCCCCTTCCACGGTGACGATGAGGACGAACTCTTTGAGTCCATCCGTGTGGACTCACCGTATTATCCCCGCTGGATCACCAGGGAGTCCAAGGACATCCTGGAGAAG CTGCTTGAACGGGATACAACCAAGAGGCTGGGAGTGACAGGGAACATCAAAATCCACCCCTTCTTCAAGACCATCAACTGGGCTCTGCTGGAGAAACGTGCAGTGGAGCCGCCCTTCAAGCCCAAAGTG AGGTCTGCTGGAGACTACAACAACTTCGACCAGGAGTTCCTGAACGAGAAGCCGCGCCTCTCCTACAGCGACAAGAACCTCATCGACTCCATGGACCAAACAGCATTTGCCGGCTTCTCCTTTGTGAACCCCAAATTCGAGAGGCTCCTGGAAAATTGA
- the PRKCD gene encoding protein kinase C delta type isoform X2, with the protein MAPFLRISFNSYELGSLQAADEASQPFCAVRMKEALSTERGKTLVQKKPTMYPEWKSSFDAHIYEGRVIQIVLMRAAEEPVSELDLQPQAKVLMSVQYFLEDIDCKQSMRGEDGAKFPTMNRRGAIKQAKIHYIKNHEFIATFFGQPTFCSVCRDFVWGLNKQGYKCRQCNAAIHKKCIDKIIGRCTGTAANSRDTIFQKERFNIDMPHRFKVYNYMSPTFCDHCGSLLWGLVKQGLKCEDCGMNVHHKCQTKVANLCGINQKLLAEALNQVTQRPARRSDSETAETVGIYQNFEKKPGVSGDDVPCEGTGTYGKIWESSTKCSIDNFTFIKILGKGSFGKVLLAELKGKKEFFAIKALKKDVVLIDDDVECTMVEKRVLALSGENPFLTHLFCTFQTKDHLFFVMEFLNGGDLMYHIQDKGRFELYRATFYAAEIVCGLQFLHQKGIIYRDLKLDNVMLDRDGHIKIADFGMCKENMFGDKQASTFCGTPDYIAPEILQGLKYSFSVDWWSFGVLLYEMLIGQSPFHGDDEDELFESIRVDSPYYPRWITRESKDILEKLLERDTTKRLGVTGNIKIHPFFKTINWALLEKRAVEPPFKPKVRSAGDYNNFDQEFLNEKPRLSYSDKNLIDSMDQTAFAGFSFVNPKFERLLEN; encoded by the exons ATGGCACCGTTCCTGCGCATCTCCTTCAACTCCTATGAGCTGGGCTCCCTGCAGGCTGCAGACGAGGCAAGCCAGCCCTTCTGTGCTGTGAGGATGAAGGAGGCACTCAGCACAG AGCGTGGGAAGACGCTGGTGCAGAAGAAGCCCACCATGTACCCCGAGTGGAAGTCCTCGTTTGATGCCCACATCTACGAAGGTCGCGTCATCCAGATTGTGCTGATGCGAGCTGCGGAGGAGCCAGTGTCCGAG CTGGACCTGCAACCCCAGGCCAAGGTGTTGATGTCTGTGCAGTATTTCCTGGAAGACATAG ATTGCAAGCAGTCAATGCGGGGTGAAGACGGGGCCAAGTTCCCAACGATGAACCGCCGTGGAGCCATCAAACAGGCCAAAATTCACTACATCAAGAACCACGAGTTTATCGCCACCTTCTTTGGACAGCCCACTTTCTGCTCTGTGTGCAGAGACTTTGTTTG GGGTCTCAACAAGCAAGGCTACAAGTGCAGGC AATGCAACGCTGCCATCCACAAGAAATGCATCGACAAGATCATTGGCCGGTGTACGGGCACTGCAGCCAACAGCCGGGACACCATA TTCCAGAAAGAACGTTTCAACATTGACATGCCACACCGGTTCAAGGTTTATAACTACATGAGCCCCACCTTCTGCGACCACTGCGGCAGCCTGCTCTGGGGGCTGGTGAAGCAGGGATTAAAGTGTGAAG ATTGTGGCATGAACGTGCACCATAAGTGCCAGACGAAGGTGGCCAACCTCTGTGGCATCAACCAGAAGCTCTTGGCCGAGGCCTTGAACCAAGTCACCCAG AGACCTGCCCGGAGGTCGGACTCCGAGACTGCAGAGACTGTTGGGATCTACCAGAATTTTGAGAAGAAGCCAGGAGTCTCTGGAGATGATGTCCCATGTGAAG GAACTGGGACCTACGGCAAGATCTGGGAGAGCAGCACCAAGTGCAGCATTGACAACTTCACCTTCATCAAGATCCTGGGCAAAGGCAGCTTCGGGAAG GTGCTGCTCGCAGAGCTGAAGGGCAAAAAGGAATTCTTCGCCATCAAGGCCCTCAAGAAGGACGTGGTTCTGATCGATGATGACGTGGAGTGCACGATGGTGGAGAAGCGGGTGCTGGCGCTCTCCGGGGAGAATCCCTTTCTCACCCATCTCTTCTGCACCTTCCAGACCAAG GACCACCTGTTCTTTGTGATGGAGTTCCTCAATGGGGGCGACCTGATGTATCACATCCAGGACAAAGGCCGCTTCGAGCTCTACCGTGCCAC GTTTTATGCGGCTGAGATAGTCTGTGGACTACAGTTTCTACACCAGAAAGGGATCATTTACAG GGACCTTAAGCTGGACAACGTGATGCTGGACCGGGATGGCCACATCAAGATTGCTGACTTCGGCATGTGCAAGGAGAACATGTTTGGGGACAAACAGGCCAGCACCTTCTGCGGCACCCCTGACTACATCGCCCCCGAG ATCCTGCAGGGCCTGAAGTACTCATTCTCCGTGGACTGGTGGTCCTTTGGAGTCCTTCTCTATGAGATGCTCATTGGTCAGTCCCCCTTCCACGGTGACGATGAGGACGAACTCTTTGAGTCCATCCGTGTGGACTCACCGTATTATCCCCGCTGGATCACCAGGGAGTCCAAGGACATCCTGGAGAAG CTGCTTGAACGGGATACAACCAAGAGGCTGGGAGTGACAGGGAACATCAAAATCCACCCCTTCTTCAAGACCATCAACTGGGCTCTGCTGGAGAAACGTGCAGTGGAGCCGCCCTTCAAGCCCAAAGTG AGGTCTGCTGGAGACTACAACAACTTCGACCAGGAGTTCCTGAACGAGAAGCCGCGCCTCTCCTACAGCGACAAGAACCTCATCGACTCCATGGACCAAACAGCATTTGCCGGCTTCTCCTTTGTGAACCCCAAATTCGAGAGGCTCCTGGAAAATTGA